One Rosa chinensis cultivar Old Blush chromosome 3, RchiOBHm-V2, whole genome shotgun sequence DNA window includes the following coding sequences:
- the LOC112193931 gene encoding uncharacterized protein LOC112193931, whose amino-acid sequence MECNKDEAERAMQLSEEKIQNKDFKGAKEMALKAQRLYPQLDNISRLITVCEVHCSAEKKVGGSEMDWYGILQIQQFDDEATIKKQYRKLGLLLHPDKNRFTGAEAAFKLIGEANRVLTDQGSRSKYDIKLSALTGTKSLGHQSYFNFFGPKHSSAASSVPNIPQSRYTSVNLHQPVNVQQPVQPDTIKIACPSCKRKYDYNFANRLIFCQRCLGIFDASDLGPESLGNPVAPSQGSSKEASQSNGGTGYPSSTTNGNATSKAASATEGGGASRTVKRDIENGVGIEKQGVERSESGPLKSKNSRKSRNRKRGENTFDSGESSKTGKEKVGIPSEVCERHTRRSSRSMHNHSFYETVNDDDDDDDDDDENDDDIGNVKVNDDVNVSRESPFPTATRKKRANASVDGGVYRQTVLALCAMDEYRKLGKQRVRRKRSNTDEIELQVNELSMADSNGSKSVADNSGIKSVADNSGSKSVADNNGSKPVADNNGSKSVADNSGSKSMTSRRKIIEVPEPEFHRFVLSKDVLQKTFKANQTWVLYDPADGMPRRYACIKKVLHPGFRVKITWLEPDPDDQGEVDWCSKKLPVACGKFGFALTEEVADHTVFSHEYIHSTKGKDKSSFRIYPRKGETWALYQDWDLGWSSEPEKHSQYKFYFVEVLSDFSEKFGAGVAYLGKVKGFVSLFEPAEQQGVLKFQVPPNELYRFSHQIPCYKMCGSEGYGVPAGSFEFDPASLPASLFDRRSTVTIAKPSGFLPSGRARPAKKEVKKDSERGGVKNGNLNDEPILIDVIRRLKPVMERNKGEAVRAMQLSEMKIQENDFAGAREMARIAHRLYPEDENISKLLALSEVYYSIFESGESSETGDTARDDFEQFIEKVSSPSGNLNDDDDDDDSDDGDDDSDDDYDYDDDDDDDDDDNEDDDYDYDGNNEYDDHDDDDGDDDFVIAPKRLRERQLKSYTEKEEKNAVDGGVSKSVVSRPKRLRHSQFLSVINRMHDTFKDHNSGSSIKSSSTPPSSSAAQFYDFNAQKSEEKIRVGQIWALYGDGNGMSKTFAQVKRINVRPNKRVQRTVSSGHFYLRMGLLEPFLEPKNMVEPVCCGTFKVKRAPPTLFSLTSLSHRVKARLLGQNIFEIIPRRGEVWALYKEHNPLVTYPNMGKGECLVVEVLEVQHQSTKIVVLEQLNAFKSVFKAPTVQCTKTGVIDIPQAELGRFSHQISAFKHTKVSHSRLAGCWELDPLSVSGYEKDGVPKCFFNCDPASLLNNPDYSCDLGDLKMDKRSMSTETHGLSGELLEGAVKSVIGSASIETGMRQETPFAERETSEKVESRVCHFSFFGKDLVDSVKLEASQCVNAVDSGMHIAKDGNLTQPKGSAIPLLG is encoded by the exons ATGGAGTGCAACAAAGATGAGGCAGAAAGGGCAATGCAACTTTCGGAGGAAAAGATCCAAAATAAGGACTTTAAAGGAGCAAAGGAGATGGCACTAAAGGCTCAACGACTCTACCCTCAGCTTGACAACATTTCTCGCTTAATTACAGTATGTGAAGTTCACTGTTCAGCAGAAAAGAAGGTAGGGGGATCAGAAATGGACTGGTATGGCATTCTTCAGATTCAGCAATTTGATGATGAAGCAACGATCAAGAAACAATATAGAAAACTTGGGCTGCTACTTCATCCCGATAAGAATAGGTTTACTGGGGCGGAGGCTGCTTTTAAGCTGATTGGGGAAGCAAACAGGGTGCTGACAGACCAAGGAAGTCGTTCTAAATATGACATCAAGTTGAGCGCTTTAACTGGTACCAAATCATTAGGTCATCAGTCATATTTTAACTTCTTTGGACCCAAACATTCCAGTGCTGCAAGCAGCGTTCCGAATATTCCTCAGTCACGTTACACTAGTGTGAATTTACATCAGCCGGTGAATGTACAACAACCGGTGCAACCAGACACAATCAAGATAGCTTGCCCCTCGTGTAAAAGAAAGTACGATTACAACTTTGCAAATCGACTCATATTTTGTCAAAGATGCCTAGGAATCTTTGATGCCTCTGATTTGGGTCCAGAATCTCTTGGGAATCCAGTAGCTCCAAGTCAAGGTTCTTCAAAAGAAGCTTCACAAAGTAATGGAGGGACTGGATACCCATCTTCAACAACTAATGGAAATGCAACGTCAAAGGCGGCAAGTGCTACTGAAGGTGGTGGAGCCTCTAGGACTGTAAAGAGAGATATCGAGAATGGAGTTGGAATTGAGAAGCAAGGGGTTGAAAGGTCTGAGTCTGGTCCACTGAAGTCAAAGAAttcaagaaaatcaagaaacagaaaaagagGAGAGAATACTTTTGATTCTGGTGAAAGTTCCAAGACTGGAAAAGAAAAGGTTGGTATTCCTTCTGAAGTCTGTGAGCGTCACACCAGGAGATCTTCAAGGAGTATGCATAATCATTCCTTTTATGAAACTgtaaatgatgatgatgatgatgatgatgatgatgatgaaaatgaTGATGATATTGGCAATGTCAAGGTGAATGATGATGTCAATGTGAGTAGGGAAAGCCCATTTCCCACTGCTACTAGAAAGAAGAGGGCTAATGCATCTGTGGATGGTGGAGTGTATAGGCAAACTGTCTTGGCCCTTTGTGCTATGGATGAGTATAGGAAATTAGGAAAACAAAGAGTGAGGCGCAAAAGAAGCAACACTGATGAAATTGAGTTACAGGTAAATGAATTATCCATGGCAGATAGCAATGGCAGCAAGTCCGTGGCAGATAACAGTGGCATCAAGTCCGTGGCAGATAACAGTGGCAGCAAGTCCGTGGCAGATAACAATGGCAGCAAGCCCGTGGCAGATAACAATGGCAGCAAGTCCGTGGCAGATAACAGTGGCAGCAAGTCCATGACATCCAGGCGAAAGATCATCGAGGTTCCTGAACCTGAGTTCCATAGGTTTGTGCTCAGTAAAGATGtgttacagaaaacttttaaaGCCAATCAAACATGGGTTCTTTATGATCCAGCAGATGGCATGCCAAGACGCTATGCATGTATCAAGAAAGTCTTACACCCTGGATTTAGGGTGAAAATCACCTGGCTGGAGCCCGATCCCGATGACCAAGGTGAGGTTGATTGGTGTAGCAAAAAGTTGCCAGTTGCATGTGGTAAGTTTGGATTTGCGCTCACTGAAGAAGTTGCAGATCATACTGTGTTTTCTCATGAGTATATACACTCCACAAAAGGCAAGGATAAAAGCTCTTTTCGGATATATCCTAGGAAGGGAGAAACCTGGGCCCTCTACCAGGATTGGGATTTGGGGTGGAGTTCTGAGCCTGAAAAGCATTCACAATACaagttttattttgtagaaGTCCTGTCAGATTTTTCTGAAAAGTTTGGCGCTGGAGTTGCTTATTTAGGCAAAGTAAAAGGATTTGTTAGTTTGTTTGAGCCAGCTGAGCAGCAGGGGGTTCTCAAGTTTCAAGTTCCACCTAATGAGTTGTATAGATTTTCTCATCAAATTCCCTGTTACAAGATGTGTGGTAGTGAAGGATATGGTGTTCCTGCTGGTTCTTTTGAGTTTGATCCTGCTTCTTTGCCTGCCAGTCTTTTCGATCGAAGAAGCACTGTCACCATAGCCAAACCTTCTGGCTTCTTACCTTCTGGTAGAGCTCGCCCTGCTAAGAAAGAGGTGAAGAAAGATTCTGAAAGGGGAGGAGTCAAGAACGGGAACCTCAACGATGAACCAATTCTGATAGAC GTGATTCGTAGACTTAAACCAGTAATGGAGAGGAACAAAGGGGAGGCAGTCAGGGCTATGCAACTTTCAGAAATGAAGATTCAAGAGAATGATTTTGCTGGAGCAAGGGAAATGGCACGAATAGCTCACCGACTCTACCCTGAGGATGAGAACATTTCTAAATTACTTGCACTCTCTGAAGTCTACTATTCAATTTTTGAATCTGGTGAAAGCTCCGAGACTGGAGATACTGCTAGAGATGATTTTGAGCAATTTATCGAAAAGGTCAGTAGTCCTTCTGGAAATCTAAATGATGATGACGACGATGATGAtagtgatgatggtgatgatgatagtgatgatgattatgattatgatgacgatgacgacgacgacgatgacgacaatgaagatgatgattatgattatgatgGCAACAATGAGTATGAtgatcatgatgatgatgatggtgatgacgATTTTGTGATTGCTCCCAAAAGGTTGAGGGAGAGACAATTGAAGAGTTATActgagaaggaggagaagaatgCAGTGGATGGTGGAGTATCTAAAAGTGTTGTGAGTCGTCCAAAAAGGTTGAGGCACAGCCAATTCCTCAGTGTTATTAACAGAATGCATGACACGTTTAAGGATCATAATTCTGGCAGTTCCATTAAAAGCTCCTCTACCCCTCCATCGTCATCAGCTGCTCAATTCTATGACTTCAATGCACAAAAGTCAGAGGAGAAGATTAGGGTTGGTCAAATATGGGCGCTGTATGGTGATGGGAATGGAATGTCTAAGACCTTTGCTCAAGTTAAGAGGATTAATGTCAGGCCAAACAAAAGAGTTCAGAGGACTGTGTCTTCGGGGCATTTTTATTTGCGAATGGGATTGCTTGAACCTTTCTTGGAACCCAAAAACATGGTTGAGCCAGTGTGTTGTGGGACATTTAAAGTCAAACGAGCTCCACCTACACTTTTCTCCCTCACTTCATTATCTCATCGTGTAAAAGCCAGACTTTTGGGCCAGAATATATTTGAAATAATTCCTAGGAGAGGTGAAGTGTGGGCACTATACAAGGAGCACAATCCACTGGTGACCTATCCTAACATGGGGAAGGGTGAATGTCTAGTGGTGGAAGTGCTGGAAGTTCAGCACCAGAGTACAAAGATTGTGGTTCTGGAACAGCTTAATGCATTTAAGTCAGTTTTCAAGGCTCCAACAGTGCAGTGTACCAAAACTGGTGTCATTGATATACCGCAGGCTGAGTTGGGTAGATTCTCTCACCAGATTTCTGCTTTTAAGCATACCAAGGTGAGTCACAGTCGACTTGCAGGGTGTTGGGAGCTTGATCCATTATCAGTTTCTGGTTATGAGAAAGATGGTGTTCCCAAATGTTTCTTTAATTGTGATCCTGCTTCTCTGCTTAACAATCCTGACTACTCCTGTGACCTTGGTGATTTGAAAATGGATAAAAGAAGCATGAGTACTGAAACTCATGGTTTGTCTGGTGAGTTACTTGAAGGTGCAGTTAAATCTGTAATAGGTTCTGCGAGCATAGAAACAGGTATGAGACAGGAGACACCTTTTGCTGAAAGAGAGACTTCTGAGAAAGTTGAATCACGAGTTTGTCACTTCTCcttctttggtaaagatttggTGGATTCCGTTAAGCTAGAAGCAAGTCAATGTGTTAATGCTGTAGACAGTGGCATGCATATCGCAAAAGATGGCAATCTCACTCAACCAAAGGGAAGTGCTATTCCATTGTTGGGCTGA